The Pirellulales bacterium sequence TTGACGGCCATTCCCTGGCGGGAAGAGCCGATGGTGCTGGTTTGTGCTCCGACGCACGAATTGGCCTCGCGCGAGAGCATTGGTCTGGGGCAGTTGCACGGCCGGGAACTGGTCGGTTTCGACAGTGATCTGACGATCCGTCGCGAGATCGACCGTGTGCTGCATTTGCACCGCATCGAAGTGCAATTGGTCATGGAGTTTGATAACATCGAAACCATCAAGCGGGCCATCGAAATCGATGCCGGCGTGAGCCTTCTGCCCGAGCCAACTGTCCTGCGAGAAGTGGCGGCCGGGACGTTGGTGGCCGTGCCGCTGGATACTGATGAATTGGTGCGCCCGCTGGGCATTATTCACCGCCGTGGTAAGCAGTTGAGCGCGACCACGTGGCGGTTTGTCGAACTTCTGAAGCGAGAAGGGGACCGTCTGCCGGCTGAGTCGGCGGCGGGCCAACAGGCACGAGGTGTTTCCACACAAGGTGCTGTTGCGCAAAGCGCCAAGAACGGCAAGCCCTCGCATCAAGTCGCCGGCGAATCGAGAACGCATCTAAGCGTCTCCGCCGGCGCGCCGCCCGCCCGTGGCGCGGGTCATGGAGAGTCTGCATCGATGGCCGAATGCCGCGCGGCCGAGACCACGGTAGGATAAAACCGCGATGTCATCACATCCGCGAAATGCCGGTCTACCCGTTCGCGAAGGGCTCTACGACCCCGCCAACGAGCATGACGCCTGCGGCGTCGGCTTCGTTGTCCATATGCGCGGCGAGAAGAGCCACCAGATTGTGCGCTCGGGGCTCGAAATCCTGGTCAATTTGACACACCGCGGTGCTTGCGGTTGCGATCCTTTGACCGGTGACGGCGCTGGGATACTCACGCAGATCCCGCACGATTTCTTCGTCGCCAAGTGCAAGGAGCTGGGCATTTCGCTGCCGGCCCCTGGTGAATACGGCGTGGGCACGGTCTTCCTCCCCCCGGATCCGACCGAGCGGCAAGCTTGCCAGCGCCGCCTCGACGAGCTGATCGAGGCCGAAGGGCAGCGTTTGCTCGGCTGGCGGGATGTGCCGATCGATAACGCGCATATCGGGCAATCGGCCCGCGAGGTCGAACCGTTCATTCGGCAGGTCTTCGTCGCGCGCGGCGCGAAGACGACTGCCGACATGTTCGAGTGGAAGCTGTACGTCATTCGCAAGCAGCTCGAATCGTCGATCCGCGGCAGCAACCTGTCGCAGAAGGCGTACTGCTATGTGCCGACCTTGTCGTCGCAAGTGATCGTCTACAAGGGATTGATGCTGGCCGACCAGGTACAGTTGTTCTATGGCGACCTGGCCGACGAGCGTTTCGTCTCGGCTCTGGCGCTTGTGCATCAGCGTTACAGCACCAACACTTTCCCGACCTGGGACCTGGCGCAGCCGTTCCGCTATCTGGCGCACAACGGCGAAATCAATACGGTGCGTGGCAACGTCAACTGGATGCACGCTCGGCAGAGCATGCTCGCCAGCAAGCAATACGGCGACGACCTGCGGAAGATCTTCCCGGTCTGCACGCCGGACGGCAGTGACTCGGCCATGTTCGACAACGCGCTTGAGCTGCTGGTGTTAACCGGCCGTTCGCTGCCGCAGTCCATGTCGATGCTGATTCCCGAGCCGTGGGCCGGGCACGAAAGCATGCCCGACGACAAGCGGGCGTTTTAC is a genomic window containing:
- a CDS encoding LysR family transcriptional regulator is translated as MAVHLKWLKVFCDVVRQRSFSRAADENDMSQSAASQLVHQLEERLGVKLIDRSKRPFVLTPEGEVYYDGCRAVMERYGALEDKVRTLHQEVAGCVRVASIYSVGLHHMNRYMQEFLSQHPKANVRLEYLHPHRVFESVENDLADLGLVSYPKSSRTLTAIPWREEPMVLVCAPTHELASRESIGLGQLHGRELVGFDSDLTIRREIDRVLHLHRIEVQLVMEFDNIETIKRAIEIDAGVSLLPEPTVLREVAAGTLVAVPLDTDELVRPLGIIHRRGKQLSATTWRFVELLKREGDRLPAESAAGQQARGVSTQGAVAQSAKNGKPSHQVAGESRTHLSVSAGAPPARGAGHGESASMAECRAAETTVG